taaacatttttttattaatttacttAAACATTGATACAACCATTatactgaaaaagaaaaaaaaacaatccaAACGGGGTCATAATATGTTTATCATTGGGTTTAACATGGAGTTTATCAAAAATTATATTGCTTTGAATTCCACATGCTCCATTCTACACAATATTagcatattttttaaaatttattttttgagtaaTCTTaaaattatcttctttttttataatgttatcttttcttcttcacactttttttttaaaagtattgcCACTTATTCTTTACTAGCGGACCAGACAGGCGCGCGTCTGTCTGCATCTAAATTATACAATCTAGAAATTACTAGTAACTAATAATGCACaagaaaattgacataattccAAATATTATTTTCCACAAGTCATTTTCAATTCCTAACAAGCTAACAAGTTACAACACATTATAAATCAGTGCTTAATTTTGTTAACCTCTTTCTAATTAAGCTTGTAAACATtatcaataaataaatccaaCTCTAATGACTAAGAAAGTAAATTCAAAATCATCTAAAGCCACAAAGCACCAGCATCTTTGAGAAGAGGAACAAGAGAGCCATTAATATGAAAAGCCAAAACTCTATCCATAGAACCAACTAATTTACCACCAATGAAAACAACAGGAAGTGATGTTGAATTTCCAAGTAACCTCATCAATGCTCTTTCCATTTCTTTCCCTTTAGGATCTTCATCAACTTCATGAACCATTGCATTCACTCCCATTCCACAGAACAAACTCTTCATTGCATGACACATACAACAGCTACTTATGCTAAATATCACAACAGCACTCTGTGAAACAAGCCTCATTATTCTCTCCATTTGATCTTCTTCCATTGTTTTTAACCTCATGAAGTAGTTCCATGATGGTTCCACTTGGTAATGCATCAGCCTCTCTTGATTGAACATTGTGATAGTggaattaaataaattaatcaaaaGGGTATTCGAAATTAAAAAACTTTAGTGGAATTGAACAAGGTAAGCAAAAGGGTGGGCCGGTGGGTAAAAAAACTCTGTTTTACTCTGTTTTATGAAACTCTGTTTTTTGCTctgttttttgtgtgttt
This genomic interval from Trifolium pratense cultivar HEN17-A07 linkage group LG6, ARS_RC_1.1, whole genome shotgun sequence contains the following:
- the LOC123891535 gene encoding putative glutaredoxin-C14 encodes the protein MFNQERLMHYQVEPSWNYFMRLKTMEEDQMERIMRLVSQSAVVIFSISSCCMCHAMKSLFCGMGVNAMVHEVDEDPKGKEMERALMRLLGNSTSLPVVFIGGKLVGSMDRVLAFHINGSLVPLLKDAGALWL